One Luteolibacter flavescens genomic region harbors:
- the zwf gene encoding glucose-6-phosphate dehydrogenase yields MTNPFREDLVSRSRPEPCTVVIFGATGDLTHRKLVPAIYNLAIDGELPPGVKILGFARREKSDEEFRKGLEELNRKVSRSGHDDAIWANFQESIHYHQSEFTDADGYKRLAERLDAIDRDRGGKGNRLFYVASAPEFFDDILEQLKAAGLNKAKDGCWARVIVEKPFGTDLKTAQHLNEVVNRTFQERDTYRIDHYLGKETAQNIMVLRFANAIFEPLWNSRYISHVQVTCAENLGMEGGRGGYYDKSGALRDMVQNHLLQLLSLIAMEPPTDLSADGVRDEKVKVIRSLRQWDTPEKVAKNVVRAQYTAGHVDGKSVPGYREEDRVDPESMTEAYVALRLMIDTWRWSGVPFYIRMGKQLPKKATEISIHFKDAPCVLFNALPGGVPGANVLVIRIQPDEGISLRMVSKIPGTSLRLETVKMDFHYSTSFGKGSPEAYERLLLDAMAGDATLFARRDEVEEAWRFIDHIENAWHQSTTPPPMAEYVAGTWGPKEADELLQADGHVWRRL; encoded by the coding sequence ATGACGAATCCGTTTCGCGAAGACCTCGTCTCCCGCTCGCGCCCCGAGCCTTGCACCGTGGTGATCTTTGGTGCCACCGGAGACCTTACCCACCGGAAGCTGGTCCCGGCGATTTACAACCTCGCGATCGACGGCGAACTGCCGCCGGGCGTGAAGATCCTCGGCTTTGCCCGCCGCGAGAAGAGCGACGAGGAATTCCGCAAGGGACTGGAGGAGCTGAACCGCAAGGTCTCGCGCTCCGGCCATGACGACGCGATCTGGGCGAATTTCCAGGAAAGCATCCACTATCACCAGAGCGAGTTCACCGATGCCGACGGCTACAAGCGCCTCGCGGAACGCCTCGACGCGATCGACCGCGACCGTGGTGGGAAGGGGAATCGGCTTTTCTACGTGGCCTCGGCACCGGAGTTCTTCGATGACATCCTCGAGCAATTGAAGGCCGCGGGTCTGAACAAGGCCAAGGACGGCTGCTGGGCCCGGGTCATCGTCGAGAAGCCTTTTGGCACCGATCTCAAGACCGCGCAGCACCTGAACGAGGTGGTGAACCGCACCTTCCAGGAGCGCGACACCTACCGCATCGACCACTACCTCGGGAAGGAGACCGCGCAGAACATCATGGTGCTGCGCTTTGCCAACGCGATCTTCGAGCCGCTCTGGAACAGCCGCTACATCTCCCACGTGCAGGTGACCTGCGCGGAGAATCTTGGCATGGAAGGCGGCCGCGGCGGTTACTACGACAAGTCGGGAGCCCTCCGCGACATGGTGCAGAATCACTTGCTGCAGCTCCTCAGCCTCATCGCCATGGAGCCGCCGACCGATCTCTCGGCCGATGGTGTCCGCGATGAAAAGGTGAAGGTGATCCGATCCCTTCGCCAGTGGGATACCCCCGAGAAGGTCGCCAAGAACGTCGTGCGCGCCCAGTACACCGCGGGCCATGTGGACGGCAAGTCGGTGCCCGGCTACCGGGAGGAAGACCGCGTCGATCCCGAGAGCATGACCGAGGCCTACGTGGCCCTGCGCCTCATGATCGATACGTGGCGCTGGAGCGGCGTGCCTTTCTACATCCGCATGGGCAAGCAATTGCCGAAGAAGGCAACCGAGATTTCCATCCACTTCAAGGACGCACCCTGCGTGCTCTTCAATGCGCTGCCCGGCGGCGTGCCCGGCGCGAACGTGCTGGTCATCCGCATCCAGCCGGACGAGGGCATCTCGCTGCGCATGGTCTCGAAGATCCCGGGCACCAGCCTGCGTCTGGAGACGGTGAAGATGGACTTCCACTACTCCACCAGCTTCGGCAAGGGCAGCCCGGAGGCCTACGAGCGCCTGCTTCTCGATGCCATGGCCGGCGATGCCACGCTCTTCGCCCGCCGCGACGAGGTGGAGGAGGCATGGCGCTTCATCGACCACATCGAGAATGCCTGGCACCAGAGCACGACCCCGCCGCCGATGGCCGAATACGTCGCCGGCACCTGGGGCCCGAAGGAAGCCGACGAACTCCTGCAAGCCGACGGCCACGTCTGGCGGAGACTGTAA
- a CDS encoding 3-deoxy-D-manno-octulosonic acid transferase yields MFFTLVLAIYRLLLPVYLLVAMPGWLVRMGQRGGFGSGLRERFSIYKPPLEDEPCGQVHLHSVSVGETMIAVKLIRAWQTREPGKRFVLAVGTATGHAVGVEAALPGVRVTYAPVDFRLCVKRYLDRFEPAQIVLVEGEMWPHLMLACGKRDIPVRLVNARMSPRSERRYRKLAPVVSPLFSKLNLVAAQEAADLGRWSALGVAEDRIFVSGSSKFDPGAAAKPTQRPEFAAMLEAFGKDRPVVLAASTHAGEEAWLGKVVRETGALFAVVPRHAERRAEVKADLEKEAFKVVLRSAFELPSHAADACLVIDSTGELRDWTAHATVVVIGKTILGTGGQNPAEAIMARRPLLFGPHMENFEPLASSLVAAGGAVRFRDAAEFRDALERLLRDEALRKSSCDAAAGVLQGHDGATARILDLLEKPPIYWRKRINFG; encoded by the coding sequence TTCACGCTGGTTCTGGCGATCTACCGTCTGCTGCTGCCCGTCTATCTGCTGGTGGCCATGCCGGGCTGGCTGGTGAGGATGGGGCAGCGGGGGGGCTTCGGCAGCGGCTTGCGCGAGCGTTTTTCCATCTACAAGCCCCCGCTGGAAGACGAGCCCTGCGGACAGGTCCACCTGCATTCGGTGAGCGTGGGGGAAACGATGATCGCGGTAAAGCTGATCCGCGCGTGGCAGACGCGCGAGCCGGGCAAGCGCTTCGTGCTGGCGGTGGGCACAGCCACGGGCCACGCCGTCGGGGTGGAGGCCGCATTGCCGGGCGTCCGCGTCACCTACGCGCCGGTGGATTTCCGCCTCTGCGTGAAGCGCTATCTGGATCGCTTCGAGCCCGCGCAGATCGTGCTCGTGGAGGGGGAAATGTGGCCGCATCTGATGCTGGCCTGCGGGAAGAGGGATATCCCCGTGCGGCTGGTGAATGCCCGCATGTCGCCGCGCTCCGAGCGCCGCTATCGCAAGCTCGCGCCCGTGGTGAGCCCTCTTTTCAGCAAGCTCAATCTGGTCGCTGCCCAAGAGGCCGCCGACCTCGGGAGGTGGAGCGCCTTGGGCGTGGCCGAGGATCGCATCTTCGTCTCGGGCAGCTCGAAATTCGATCCCGGAGCCGCTGCGAAGCCAACGCAACGGCCTGAGTTCGCTGCCATGCTGGAGGCTTTTGGCAAAGATCGCCCGGTCGTGCTCGCAGCCAGCACGCACGCCGGGGAAGAGGCGTGGCTCGGCAAGGTCGTGCGCGAAACCGGCGCGCTGTTCGCGGTCGTTCCCCGGCATGCCGAGCGCCGTGCTGAGGTGAAGGCGGATCTGGAGAAGGAGGCCTTCAAGGTCGTGCTCAGGTCCGCTTTCGAGCTTCCCTCCCATGCCGCGGACGCCTGCCTCGTCATCGATAGCACCGGCGAGCTCCGCGACTGGACTGCTCATGCAACCGTGGTCGTGATCGGGAAAACCATCCTCGGCACCGGCGGGCAGAATCCTGCGGAGGCGATCATGGCGCGTCGTCCCTTGCTCTTCGGACCTCACATGGAGAATTTCGAGCCGCTGGCATCGTCGCTGGTGGCTGCCGGTGGTGCCGTCCGTTTTCGTGATGCCGCGGAGTTCCGTGATGCCCTCGAACGATTGCTCCGGGATGAGGCGCTCCGTAAGTCGTCGTGTGACGCTGCTGCGGGGGTTCTCCAAGGGCACGACGGAGCGACCGCCCGCATCCTCGATCTTCTGGAAAAGCCTCCGATCTACTGGCGGAAACGGATCAACTTCGGGTGA
- a CDS encoding glucose-6-phosphate dehydrogenase assembly protein OpcA: MTTLSMHPELGREVSVGSIDKELRKLWEEDEARTNASLMNLAVYSEEPGSLEKNSAAIRELTAEHACRAILVGIDPNAPEASIRAWITAHCHLSHGKKSVCCEQISFALTGKATGRLRNTVFAHLASDLPLILWWQGELSPRFEDRLYSLVDRFVFDSSSWANPQESFGRISEAIEGATRELVVQDLSWTRCFQFRVSVAHLFDDPLVLAALPQIESVEIVHHPDNRQTALQMLAWLVVQAGWRDGMELDLAVQRRNGSKEGFSFEGPDGKPITVTVSADESSAPLGLVKLSGGGVTATVSRDAGANHLIRRIEAPGYAIEAPGPVDPDECASLIREQLSRGGKNTLFQKVLPRFRQLLER; the protein is encoded by the coding sequence ATGACCACGCTTTCCATGCATCCCGAACTCGGCCGCGAGGTTTCCGTCGGTTCCATCGACAAGGAACTCCGCAAGCTGTGGGAAGAGGACGAGGCGCGCACGAATGCCTCGCTGATGAATCTGGCGGTGTATTCCGAGGAGCCGGGCTCGCTGGAGAAAAACTCCGCCGCGATCCGTGAGCTCACCGCGGAGCACGCCTGCCGCGCCATCCTCGTCGGCATCGATCCGAATGCGCCCGAGGCGTCGATCCGCGCCTGGATCACCGCGCACTGCCATCTTTCCCACGGGAAGAAATCCGTGTGCTGCGAACAGATCTCCTTTGCCCTCACCGGCAAGGCCACCGGACGCCTGCGCAACACGGTCTTCGCCCACCTCGCATCGGACCTGCCGCTGATCCTGTGGTGGCAGGGCGAGCTTTCGCCACGCTTCGAGGATCGCCTCTACAGCCTGGTGGATCGTTTCGTCTTCGACAGCTCGAGCTGGGCGAATCCGCAGGAGTCGTTTGGTCGCATTTCCGAGGCGATCGAGGGGGCGACCCGCGAGCTGGTGGTGCAGGATCTCTCGTGGACGCGCTGCTTCCAGTTCCGCGTCTCCGTGGCGCATCTCTTCGATGATCCGCTCGTGCTTGCCGCGCTGCCACAGATCGAGAGCGTGGAGATCGTCCATCATCCGGACAATCGCCAGACTGCTCTCCAGATGCTCGCTTGGCTCGTGGTCCAGGCTGGCTGGCGGGATGGCATGGAGCTCGATCTCGCGGTCCAGCGCCGCAATGGAAGCAAGGAGGGATTCTCCTTTGAAGGTCCGGATGGGAAACCGATCACGGTCACCGTCTCGGCTGATGAATCGTCAGCTCCGCTCGGCCTAGTGAAGCTCTCTGGTGGTGGCGTCACCGCCACTGTGTCCCGCGACGCAGGCGCGAATCACCTCATCCGGCGGATCGAAGCACCGGGCTACGCCATTGAGGCGCCCGGCCCGGTCGATCCGGACGAGTGTGCGAGTCTCATCCGCGAGCAGCTTTCCCGTGGTGGTAAGAACACGCTCTTCCAGAAGGTCCTGCCGCGCTTCCGGCAGCTTTTGGAGCGATAG